From the genome of Sporomusa sphaeroides DSM 2875:
GGTTTTCCTGGTGGGGCAAGCCTTCATCAGCCCTATGGGTGCCCCGTTGGCGCCTCAGGGAGAGTATCAAAGCCATGCTTTTGCCAAAGGCTTTCAGGAAGGCTATTTAACCATGGACACGCTGGCCTCGATTGTTTTCGCGATTATTGTTGTGAATGCCATTAAGAGCAAGGGTGTCAGGAACGCTAAAGAGATTGCCAAAGTATGCACCGGCTCCGGTTTAATTGCTGCATTTTTCCTGGGGGCCATCTATGTGTCTTTGGCCTATCTTGGCGCCACCAGTGTGGGGACCATCGGGCAAGCCGAGAATGGCGGCATAATTTTGTCCAAGGCAGCTAATATCTATTATGGTTCAGCCGGTAATTTGATTTTAGGATTGGCGATCATCTTTGCCTGTTTAACAACCAGTATTGGTCTGGTATCTGCCTGTGCTACCTTTTTTACCAGATTTTTCCCGCGTCTTACGTATCAGAACCTGGTATATATACTGTCGATCTTTAGTCTGGTGATTTCTAATGTTGGCTTAACGCAGCTCATTGCGTTTTCTGTACCGGTATTGATTGGCATTTATCCTTTGGTAATTGTTTTGATTTTCCTGGTATTCCTGGACCCGCTGTTTGGCGGCCGGACAGAGGTTTATCGCTATAGCATGCTTTTGACTGCGATTGTTAGTCTTGTGGACGGATTAAAGGCGGCTAACATTTCGCTAGGTTTTGTTACCAAGTCTTTTAGCAGCTATCTGCCGCTGTTTGACATTAGTCTTGGCTGGCTGATACCGGCTGTCGCCGGCGCGGTATTGGGATATATTATCTCCCTGCTTTTTTCAGGCTCATCGGAAGTGAGTCCCGAACAGATCCGGTAAAGCCGGTATGATTGCAGACAACCATGGTTATCAATAGAAGAAGGACAGAGCTTAGTACAAGCTCTGTCCTTCTTATTTATTCTAACAAAAGGTGGGTATGAGGCCGCGCCTCGGTAAACACCTTTTTCTTTACAGTTTTTCTAGATATGTTGTACAGTTACAGCAGTTTTAAGATTTTTCGCACGGTAAATTGAATTTTTCCGAAAAAAGCAAAAAAACAAATTGTTTTACAGGCTCATTGTTTTGAGTATAAAATTAGAAATAATGTAACATAATTAGTTTATGTTACACAATTGCATAAGGACTAATAATACTAGATTCAACCATTTATTGCAATTTCCTCCTCTTTCGACAAGATTGTTTCCCAGCAATAAAGTTTTGGGTTATAGATTTAAGTTTTTATAAATATTATCTAAACTATCTTTCGTAATTCCTATATAAGCTAATGTTATAGCAGGAGTGGAATGATTAAGCAGTTTTGAATTTGAGTTATGTCTGCGCCATTTTATAGGCCCAATAACCAAATGTTTTGCGCAAGGTATGTGAACCAATTGCCTCTGTAATACCGGTCATACGTGCTGCTTTATTAATTACTCTGTAAGTTTGTATCCGAGTAATCGCCTGATTATTTTTTTTTTGCTTTTAAACAGCCAGTTACTATCAATTTTAGTATTCGTAAAATATTCTTGAATAGCATCCTTACATGTATCTGAAAGGGAAATCTTTTTGGTTTACCGGTTTTCTTTTCACGCAGAATGATGCGATCTACTTCTTTTACATCCTCGATGGTAAGCGATAATAAGTCTGAAATTCTCAAACCGCTGTTAATACCTAAAACAAACAGTAAATAATTACGCAAATTATGGTTTCTCAGATAACATTTAATGGCATTAATTTGTTCTTTACTACGGATTGGTTCAACGCATTCCATACTAATCACATCCTGATTGTTAATATATGTACCAATTTAATATGTTATGGCGAAAAGCTGGGAAATACCTTGTAACATTGCGTAAGAGTTTACCTAATCAGCTGCATAGCCTGCCGTAATATTGATGAATACCTCATATCCCATCAGCTATGTCATCATAGGGCAATGGATATGAGGTATCTGTTTGTTTAATGCCATACTGGACAACCGGAAAAAGATGTAACATAAACTAATTATGTTACATTATTTCGCACATGGTTTGCGGCTGTTATCTGTATGGAGCAACTCAAGAAGAAGAAAAGGAGGCACATATTTTTGAAGATGAATTTGCTAAGTAAAATGATTGCTTACTTCATGCTGGTGGTAATCGTAGGAGCGATTGGTTTCGGTTTTGTAATGTACAATGTCAATATTGCCGGAGAGTTAATCACTAAAACCGGCGGGGAGGACATCCCGCGATTAATACAAACTGCGGAGATTGCCAGAGGTATAGAAAACAAGTTTGCTTCACTCCGTGGCTATCTTATATCCGGGGATTCGGTGTCGCTTAATAATTTTCGGCGAGTGACGGCAGAAAGCGAAAAGCTTGAAAAAGAGCTGTTGGCTACCGCACGTACGGCAGAAGGCAAAAAAATCGCAAGTGAATTATTGGCACTGGATGCCAAGTACACAGAGATAGCCGAAAAGGCAGTTATTACCTTAAAGCAGGCAGGCAAAGAGCAGGAAGCTCTGGCGGTAATGAACGGCGAGCTTACGGATCTTGGCCGGCAATTGCGGGATAAAGCCAAGGAATATGTGGATTGGCGGCAGGAGCAAATTAATGAGTCTATAAATAAGTCAGTAACGGCCGCCGACAATAGCGGCAAGGCTGCTGTGACCGCCGGTTTGTTAAGTGCCCTTTTTGGTGTTGGCATCGGCATTTTTGCCGCCCGCAGCATCTCCCGTCCGGTCAACCAGCTGGCGGTAGTGGCCCAGCAGGTGGCAAGCGGAGATTTGACGCAGCAGGTAAGGGTGGTAAGTCAGGATGAGATTGGCCAACTGGCGTCAGCCTTTAATACGATGGTTATAGAGCTTAAAACACTTATCAAGCACATTAACGCCAATGTCGAGCAGGTAGCCGCCTCGTCGGAGGAACTAACCGCCAGCTCGGAGCAGTCTGCTCAGGCAGCTAATCAGATTGCTGTTTCCATCACCGAGGTGGCCGCCGGCGCCAATGAACAAATGGCTGCAACTGACGAAACTTCTGCCGTGATTCAGCAAATGACGGCAGGTGTCCAGCAAATGGCCGCAAGTGCTAATCAGGTTGCCGCCCAATCGTCCCAAGCGGCGGATAAAGCCAAAAACGGCGGCGAGGCTGTGGACAAAGCGGTCAGCCAGATGGCCCGGATTGAAGATACTGTCAACACCTCGGCAGCGGTAGTGGCTAAACTGGGTGAAAGGTCTAAGGAAATTGGCCAGATCGTGGATACCATCTCCGGCATTGCCGGTCAGACAAATTTACTGGCGCTGAACGCCGCCATCGAAGCAGCCCGTGCCGGCGAACAAGGTCGCGGCTTTGCTGTCGTGGCGGAGGAAGTACGAAAACTTGCCGAACAATCTCAGGAGGCAGCTAAAAAGATTGCCGCCTTAATCGGGGAAATCCAGGGAGATACCGCGAAGGCCGTGGTGGCCATGAATGACGGTACCCGGGAAGTCAAGACCGGGGCCGAAGTGGTCAATACCGCCGGCGGTGCTTTCAGTGAAATTGCTGATTTGGTGCTGCAAGTGTCTGCTCAGGTAAGAGATATCTCGGCAGCCATTCAGCAGATGGCAGCCGGCAGTCAGCATATCGTAGGAGCGGTCAAAAAGATTGATGAACTCAGCAGGAAATCAGCGGGTGAAGCCCAGGGCGTCTCGGCAGCTGCCGAAGAGCAGCTGGCTTCCATGGAAGAAATCGCAACCTCCAGTGAAGCCTTAGCAAAACTTGCGCAGGAGCTCCAGACAGCGGTGGTCAAGTTTCGTGTGTGAGTCTCACCTGAACGGGCTGGGTGCCGCCTTCCACAATCGGCGGTATCGGCTGCTAACGGCAATACGGGAGTGCTATACCGGTTATAACCTGGAGAACACTGGTTAAGCCTCCGGCGGAACGGAGTTGGGATATCATAGAACAGATTCTTTTTAGCGTATCTGTCACGCTGGCAACTACCAGCGTTCTTTTAGCAGTCAACCTATACCTTTACCAACAATATCAGGAAAATTTTATCGGCCTTTGGTCAGCAGGCTGGGTCTTGTATGTTCTCCGGCTTATTTCTGAGCTGGGGCTGGTCTCTGCTCCGGCCACGCCGTATCTTTTTTCTGCGAACCAGTTTGTTTCCCTGCTTAGTGGTATTTTTCTAGCCTGGGGAACCGATGCTTTTGGGGGACATGAGCGCAAGCGGGTATGGATAGGGCTGTCCATAGTGGGGGGATTATGGATTGTTGCGGGCAATTACTTATCCCTGCCAGCCGCACTGCTATATATGCCTATTTTTATATTTCTTGGGTTGGTCAACCTCTGGGTTGGCGGAACCATGCTTACCTACCCTATTGCGGGCGCGGGGAAAATAATTGCCGGCTGCACCTTCATTGTCTGGGGGTTGCACAAAGTGAACTATCCCTTTTTGCGCGATGTAGCCTGGTTTGCAACCTGGGGATATTTATTGGGGGCCATTCTGGCGCTGGCAGCGGCGCTGGGCATGCTGATTATGTATTTTGAAAAAGAAATTGCAGAACGAAAAGTGGCGGAAAGTCAGGTGCGCCAACTAATTTATTTCGATAGTTTGACAGGGCTGCCAAACCGGACAAGTCTTAAAGAACGGCTGACAGAGGAGCTCGAAAAGGTAAGCCGGGGGCAGGCCGGAGGCGCGGTGCTGTTCATTGACCTGGATGATTTTAAACTGATTAATGATACTTTCGGTTATACCTGCGGCGATGAGGTGATAATCAAAGCCGGCTCCTATATCTTTGGCGAAGCCGCAGCGACCGATATAGTGGCCCGGATTGGCGATGACGAGTTTATCGTATTGCTGCTTAACAGGACTGACCGGGAGGAAATTGCCGCCATTACTGAGCGCATTTCGCAGGCGCTCACGCGGGATTATACACTCTGCGGCACAAGTATCCGCGTTTCGGCAAGTATTGGTGTGGCATTATACCCGGAGGACGGTGACAAGGCGGAAGACTTGTTTAAGAAGGCGGATCTCGCCCTGTATGCTGCCAAGGAAAGCGGCAAGAATTCCTGGCGGTTTTATAAAAAAAGTATGCAACAGGACGCTTGCGAAAACATGTCCATTCAGCATAATCTGCGCTACGCAATAGAACGGGGAGAACTGGCTTTGCATTATCAGCCGATAGTGTCACTGCCGGACCGGGACATTATCAGTTTTGAGGCGTTATTGCGCTGGACAAGCCCGGAACATGGAGCAGTGCCGCCTGACCGGTTTATTAAGCTGGCCGAGCAAAGCGATCTGATTCATCTGCTCGGACGGTGGGTATTGCGTGAAGCCTGCAAGTTTGCCCGCACTATGACAGATTTGGGGCTGGGCCAAATAAGCGTGTCGGTTAACATTTCACCCTGCCAGCTGGAGGCAAGGGATTTTGTTTCACTTGTCCGCAGGAGCATTGAAACTGCGGCTATTCAACCCAGTCAGCTGGAACTGGAGGTAACGGAGAATGTCCTGATTCATTCGATGGAAGACAGTATTCGCAAATTGCAGGAATTAAAGGTTTACGGTGTGCGTCTTTCACTGGATGACTTTGGCGTAGGTTATTCGTCCTTGACCTATCTAAAAAACCTGCCAGTCAAAAAGCTTAAGATTGACAAGTCGTTCATCGACAAAATCCTCTCCGACGATGCACAGTTCGCCGGCGCGATTATCCATATGGCACATAGTCTGGGCCTGGTTGTTGTTGCCGAAGGGGTGGAAACAGAACAGCAGGCCGCAGAATTGTTTAAGTACCGTTGTGATTATATCCAGGGTTATTTATTGAGCCGGCCGGTGCCGTGGGAACAGGCTATTGACTTATTAATTGCGTTTCGTCGGGAAGCGCCGCTGCTAAAATTGCATTGCCGCCAATAACGGCTGCAATTTGCGATAATGGCAGCCACATTTCAAGAATGCCGGTCAATCTGTTTTCCTGGTTACTGACTCAAAAAGGGCGTGCCGCATTGCGTTTTGTTAAAACGTTTTGCGGTGCGCTCTTTGCCGTTGTCAGCGGCGGCTAAGCTGTGGGGTTATATTGTTTTCGCTTCCCCCGAAGATGACAAGATTCCTAATGGAAATGTCAAAAAATTCAGAAGGTAAAGCCGCTTTTTTCAGGAATAGATTATAAGCATAAGACATACTTGCAGGTTTACCGGCCCATGTGTGAACAGATGTATATAACGTGCCAACTATTTGCACCACCCGCCTGCGCCTGTCAGATTCTGTAACACGGAATATATAGAGGACTAATAAAAGGAGGAAACAATGACATGAGAAGTCATATTACCACAAGGGGCTTGGAACGGGCAACACACCGGGCTTTGTACTATTCTATGGGATTTTTACCGGAAGACCTGGATAAACCGTTGATCGCTGTTGTTAATACTCAGAATGAGACCATGCCGGGACATGTGCATCTGGATAGCATTGCTAAGGCTGTTAAGGAAGGAATTATTGCCGCAGGCGGGACACCGATAGAGTTTCCGACGATCGGCCTGTGCGACGGTATTGCCCAGGGCAACTATGGCATGCATTATCCGCTGGCCAGCCGGGAATTGATTTGTGATTCGGTGGAATGTATGGTCAACGGGCATCAATATGATGCGATGGTGCTGATTACTAATTGTGACAAGATAACTCCAGGCCTGCTGATGGCCGCTGTTCGCCTCAATATTCCTGCTATCATGATTAGCGGGGGTCCGATGGCTACCGGCTGTGTTGACGGACAGGAAATAGGGTATACCGATTTGATGGCGGCGCAGGGCGATGTGGCCAGAGGCATCATTACCCGTGAGGAGTTGTCCAGACGGGAAAGAGATGCACTGCCGGGTTGTGGTGCTTGTAATTTGCTGGGAACTGCCAATACAATGAATTTCCTTACAGAGGCGCTGGGGATGTGTCTGCCTGGTTCCACCTGTCTGGCCGGTACCGGCAGACGGTTGGCATTGGCCAAACAAACAGGCATGAAAATTATGGAGTTATACCACAAATCCATTTTACCGCGTCAAATTGTGACCAAAGAAGCCATTGAAAATACAATTACTGTGGATCTGGCCATCGGCGGCTCTACCAATACCATTCTGCATTTGACCGCACTGGCAAAAACGGCAGATATTGATTTTGATATCAATTGTTTTACCGAACTGGCGCAAAAGGTGCCGCACCTGGTGAAGATAAAGCCTGCCAATAATGGTCACTATCCCGCGGATGTCCATAATGCTGGCGGAATAACGGCATTAATGGGACAATTATGCAGAGACGGCCTGCTTCATAAAGAAGCTTTGACTGTAACCGGAAAAACAGTTGCCGAGAATGTAAGCGATGTTAAGGTAATTAACAGCAATGTCATTAGGACGCTGGACAATCCTTATTCAGCCAAAGGCGGGCTGCAATTGCTGTATGGCAATCTGGCTCCACAAGGGTCGGTATGTAAAAGTGCGGCTGTTGTGCCGGAAATGTATCACCACAAAGGACCGGCCAGGATCTTTAACCAGGAAGAGCCGGCAGTTGCCGCTATCTATGGCGGACAAATCAAACCAGGCGATGTGGTGGTCGTAAGATATGAAGGCCCGAAAGGCGGACCCGGTATGCGGGAGATGCTCACCGCTACAGCAGCCATTGTGGGTATGGGCTTATCCAAGGAAGTGGCCCTGATTACGGACGGCCGTTTCTCCGGAGCGACTGCCGGGGCGGCTGTCGGGCATGTGTCGCCGGAAGCGGCGGAAGGCGGTCCGATAGCCTTGATCGAGGAAGGTGATATGATTGAAATTGATATCCCCCAAGGCAGTATTCACCTGCATGTCAGTGACGAAGAACTGGCCCGCCGCAAAGCAGCCTGGAGGCCGATGAAGCAAGACCATGTAATTAAGGGCAGTTATCTTGACCGTTATGCAAAGATGGTATCGTCAGCAATGGACGGTGCAATCTTTAAATAGTAAATAAAGAAAATTGTAGGAGGAAATAACAATGGCTAAAACAAAAATTACAATTCCTGAGATTCTTGCGACAAAACATAATGGCAAAAAGTTCAAAATGATTACAGTATATGATTATCCGATGGCAGGTATTGTTGACCGTTCGGCTGCCGAACTCATTCTGGTCGGCGATTCGCTGGGAATGGTTATTCAGGGACATGACGGCACAGTGCCGGTAAACATGGAAGATATGATCTATCATGTAAAGCTGGTTCGCCGGGGAGCTCCCAATACTTTTGTCGTAGGTGATATGCCCTTTTTGTCTTACCAGGTAAATAAAGATGAGGCCATCCGCAATGCCGGCACTCTCTTAAAAATTGGCGCCGATTGTGTAAAAATGGAAGGCGACTTTAAAATTGCCAATACCGTAAAAGCCGTTGTTGATGCAGGTATTCCGGTAATGGGTCATATCGGCTTAACGCCGCAGACTGCTGCCATGATGGGCGGGTTTAAGGTTCAGGGTAAAAGCTCGGAAGCTGCGGAAAAACTGCTGCAGGATGCAATTGCCATTGACAACGCCGGTGTTTTTGCCATGGTGCTGGAGTGCATGCCTGCCGGGTTATGCAAACTCATTACCGAGCGGGTGAAATGCGCAACTATCAGCGTTGGCGGCGGCGGGGACTGCAATGGCCACAACCTGAACGCCTATGATCTGGTAGGTATTTTTGATAAATTTGTGCCTAAGTTTGTTAAGCAATACGCGCAAATGGGACAGCAAATGGTGGATGTTTTCGATACCTGGTGCAAGGAAATTGATGACGGTACCTTCCCGGAAGAAAAACATTGCTTTACGATGAATGATGAAGATTTGAAACGCTTGTACTAAGTTCTTGATAAGGGGTGTTACTGCAAATGGCAAAGAAGACAATTAATGATTTTGCCCAAATGGTGGAAAATGGAGAAAAGATTGTATATTTGACGGCATATGATTATCTTACGGCTAAAATGCAGGAAAAAGCCGGAGTTGATATGATCCTGGTGGGTGATTCGCTGGGGATGGTGTGCCTGGGTTATGATACCACCTTCCCGGTAACTATGGATGATATGGTCCGTCATTGTCAGGCAGTACGCCGTGGCGCACCCAATACTTTTATTGTCGGTGATATGCCGTATATGTCCTACCAGAAATCCGACGAAGACGCCGTAGCCAATGCCGGTCGTTTGGTGAAAGAAGCGCTGGTGGATTGCATCAAATTAGAGGGTGGCGGCCCGCTCATTGCCAGCCGGATTAGAGCTATCCAGCAAGCCGGCATCCTGGTAATGGGTCATATTGGCCTGACCCCGCAACTCATGGGCCAAATCGGTGGTTATAAAGCCCAGGGCCGCAGTGCGTCGGCTGCGATGAAAATCGTAAATGAGGCCAAAGCCGTTGAAGCAGCCGGTGCCTTCAGCATTCTGGTGGAAGGTGTGCCGACGGCGGTAGGCAAAGCTATTGCCGGCAGGGCCGGTATTCCGATTCTGGGTATTGGCGCCGGTTCCGGCACCCATGGTCAGCTGCTGATCTATGCCGACATGGTTGGCATGTATGATAACTTTACGCCGAAATTTGTTAAGAAATACGCCAATGTTGGCGAACACCTGACCAATGCTTTTAAAGCCTATACCGAGGAAGTCCGGCAGGGACAGTTCCCGGATGATGCGGAACATACTTACAAAATGAGTGCTGAAGAAGAAAAGGAATTTCTCACGTTGCTGGCTAAATAATAAGTAGCGGCAAGGGTGGAAAAGAGGCTGTGAGGCGCAACCTCCAGCCTCTTTTAATAAAAGCTGCCGGTACAAAGCCCGGCGCGGACGGCCGTTAGCTACGCTGCGCCGCTGGCGCTTAATAAAAACTATAAGTAAAGAGGTGTTGAAACATGAGGAATTTTACGGTAAAGTGCGGCAAAGAAGAGCTGAGCTTCTCTGTTCCTAAAGAACAAGTATTGCACGAAATTATTGGCCGGGAGTATCCGCCGGTTGCTGATATCCCTCAGGCGGTGCGCGAAGCATTGCTCAGGCCGATTGATGCGCCGCCGCTGAAGGAGCTCGTAAGACCTGGTGAAACGGTTGCCATTGCTGTCAGTGATATTACGCGTGCCTGGCAGCGGATGCCGCTGGTGTTGCCGGAAATCCTTGCCACCCTTAACCAAGCCGGGGTTCCGGACAGTAATATTACGATTATTATTGCGGTAGGCGGACATCGCCAAAATACCGAAGCAGAGTTTGTCCAACTGTGCGGCAAGGAAATTTGCGAGCGGGTTAAAGTCGTCAACCATGATGCCTGGGATACGGAGAATATGGTCTATTATGGTACGACCAGCCGGGGGACGGAGGTTTCGATTAACAAGATAGCCGCCGAAGCTGACAGGCTGATCCTGACAGGCGGCATTATTTATCATTATATGGCAGGCTTTGGCGGCGGTCGTAAGAGTGTTGTTCCGGGGATCAGTTCCATTAAAACTATTCGCCAGAACCACCTGTGGGGGCTTGGCGCCGAGGTGGGGTCAGGCTCTAATCCTAATGCTGCCTCCCGGAAAACACTGGGCAACGACCTGCATGAAGATATGATGGAGATTGCCGGTTTTGTTCAACCGGACTTTATCATTAATATGGTGCCGACACCTGACGGACAATATGCCGGGATTTTTGCCGGTAATTGGGTTTCGGCCTGGCAGGAAGGCTGCAAACTGGTAGATCAGCTGTACGGTGTGGAAATTGAGGCTCTGGCCGATATTACGGTTGCCAGTGCCGGCGGTTACCCTAAAGATATCAATCTTTATCAAACAGGTAAAACTATGGATAACGCTTATTATGCCGTTAAAAAGGGCGGTGTGGTAGTGCTGCTGAGTGAGTGCGAAGATATTTATGAGCCACAGGAATTTTCCCGCTGGTTTGGCTATGATGATACGCTGGCTATGGAAAAGGCACTGCGCGCAGATTTTGGCATACCCGGCTGGGTGGCGCTCAAAGAAGTCGAATGCAGCAACCACGCCACCTATGTCATGGTAACCCGTCCTGAAAATGCCGAGCTTGTGGCCAAGACAGGCATGATTCCCACAACCACACTGGAGGAGGCACTCCGGATTGCCAGAGAAAAATGCGGTGTTGAAAAACCCATGTATACGGTAATGCCGCAGGGAGCAAACACACTGCCTATTCTAAAGTAAGACCACCTGGGGTTGTGCAATAAATTCATAGTGAATATCAATAAATTCAGGAGGTAATTACCTGCCGGTTAACCAATACTATAATTAATGAAAATTTGAAAAATTGCGATGAAGAATAAAGCCGCTTTTTTCCGGATGCGGCGGCAAAGTAGCTTAATTCCAAGCAGGGAGCCAGGGCTGAAGGGGGAAACCTCACAGCCCTTTGTGCAATTCGGGAATGCAGGAGTTTAGCCATCAATGGATAAATTATTAGTGATACGATACTGATGTTATGAGGTATGCAGCATGACCATTGACATTATTAACAAAATAAAGGATTCTCTGCAATTAGAAATTGTCAGTGATCAGCATTTTGATTGGGGAGAACAGTACTGGCTGCAATTAGAACCGGACAGTTCGGGCATTCAGCCCACAGTGTCTGTAGCTATTGTATATCCCGGTGCCTGGCAGCAGTCGCATGTGCATACCGGTTTTATTGAAATTATCATTGGTCTTGATGGCGTAACCACGCATTATTGCAATGAACGGGAAATAAGACTGGGTGAAGGTAAAATCGGCTATATCAGTGAGGGTGGAAAACACTGGCTTGCCAATCGCTCCTCCAAACCGACGGCTTTTCTTAGCATTGTTCACTCGGTGATTCCCAAGCCGTTGAAAGAAGTCAGTATGTCCGGAGATATTGTTCTCACAGAAGTGGCTAAGGCCATTAATCTTGACAGTATTGTGGAAAAGCTGTCCCAATCGGTGCAGATGACGGTTACACTTATTGATGAGGCAGGCAATTTCCTGACAGATAAAGACAACCTGCCGGAAATTTGCCAGAGCTGTCTGGATGAGAAAAGCGGCGATTGTGTCCTGCATGAGGCAACTGAGCGGCAGGCATATGCGGGACAACGGATTTTTCATTGCAAATTTGGTGTTTCTGCCATTCAAAGCCCGTTTATTGTCAATGGCAAGGTATTGGGCTATCTTGGCTGTGGCTATGGAAGAATGTCAACAAACTTAACCCAACTGGTTCCGGAAAATTTCGCCGTCAACAGTGCGCAGGAAGCTTATTTTAAACTGAACTTTATTCACCGGAACCATCTTAATTCGGTGGCCGAAACCCTGTCATTGGTAAGTGCTTCACTGGTACAGCTGATGATTGACTCCATGAAAGAAAAAGAGTTGAGTTACTACCGGATCAATCTAGTCCAGGAGCGGGAAATGCAGGCACGGCTGCATCACTCCTTAAGCCAGGCGCGGCTAAAATTTCTGGAATCGCAGGTCAATCCGCATTTTCTCTTTAATACCCTAAATACTATTTCCCAACAGGCCGAAATGGATGGTGCCACCACCCTGGCGTCATTAACGTATTCACTCTCCAATCTGCTGAGATTAAGCCTGGGAAAAGCCGAGTCGTTAGTTACCATCGAAGAGGAATTAAGCTATGTCCGGGATTACTTGTTTATTCAGCAGACCCGGTTTCCCGACAAATTTGCTGTTGCCATTGACATTGAGCCCGCTATGCTGGAAGTGAAAATTCCTTTCATGACAATCATGGTTTTAATTGAGAACTCCATCTTGCATGGGTTTAAGGATGTTGCCCAGCAGGGACAACTGCTGGTGCGGGCGTATAAAGAGGATAATTGCGGCATTATTGAGGTGCATGACAATGGCTGTGGTATAGCTAAACACATTGGGGCAGCGGTGCGTGAGCTGTCCGGCGATGATTATGACCCGCCAAGCCTGAAAGGTATCGGGATTAAGAATATCTTCCTGCGATTAAAGCATTATTATGGAGATATGTTTACATTTACTATTGAACGCTTGGAAGCGGGGGGGACTTTGGCCCGGATTGTCTTGCGGTTATAGTAGTCCACCAAGCCCAAAGCCATAGTGTTCTTATCGCGAGATTTCCCGCCCAGCTTCGTTGGCCCACGGGGGCATAAGGGCAACATCGGTTTCTGCTGTCGCTGTCGCTCAGCACAAACCGTGTTTACTTTATCGTCACCTTACATATGTCCGATATGCGCGGCTCCTCCGCCTTGCTGGACGAAAAATCTCGCGCAATTCATCCTATAGCTTTAGACTTGGCGGACTACTGGCTTGTTTTCACACTAAACGAGTGGAGGAGAACAAATGTACAAGATGATTATCGCCGACGATGAACCTGCTGTACGCCGTTACCTGCGTTATATTGTAAATCAGCATAACCTGCCTTTCGAAATTTGCGGGGAGGCGGCAGATGGTGAGCAGGCCGTGCAGCTGGTGGACCGGTATCAACCGGAGTTTGTTATCCTGGACATTAATATGCCGGTTATGAATGGGCTTGAGGCGGCTGAGATTATCCGGGAGAAGCACCGGGATACCATCATTTATATCTTAACGGCTTATGGTCAGTTTGAGTATGCTCAACA
Proteins encoded in this window:
- a CDS encoding methyl-accepting chemotaxis protein; the protein is MNLLSKMIAYFMLVVIVGAIGFGFVMYNVNIAGELITKTGGEDIPRLIQTAEIARGIENKFASLRGYLISGDSVSLNNFRRVTAESEKLEKELLATARTAEGKKIASELLALDAKYTEIAEKAVITLKQAGKEQEALAVMNGELTDLGRQLRDKAKEYVDWRQEQINESINKSVTAADNSGKAAVTAGLLSALFGVGIGIFAARSISRPVNQLAVVAQQVASGDLTQQVRVVSQDEIGQLASAFNTMVIELKTLIKHINANVEQVAASSEELTASSEQSAQAANQIAVSITEVAAGANEQMAATDETSAVIQQMTAGVQQMAASANQVAAQSSQAADKAKNGGEAVDKAVSQMARIEDTVNTSAAVVAKLGERSKEIGQIVDTISGIAGQTNLLALNAAIEAARAGEQGRGFAVVAEEVRKLAEQSQEAAKKIAALIGEIQGDTAKAVVAMNDGTREVKTGAEVVNTAGGAFSEIADLVLQVSAQVRDISAAIQQMAAGSQHIVGAVKKIDELSRKSAGEAQGVSAAAEEQLASMEEIATSSEALAKLAQELQTAVVKFRV
- the brnQ gene encoding branched-chain amino acid transport system II carrier protein codes for the protein MEVKKLSFQDTLAIGLMLFSLFFGAGNLIFPPALGQAAGENVWVAILGFLTTGVGLPLLGVLAIGLSGSNDAGDLAKRVHPLFATVLMVSTYLTIGPLFAIPRTGAVSYEVGVKPFVAGASDGLGLLIYSVIFFAVTCWLALNPSKIVDRVGKILTPALLVMLVFLVGQAFISPMGAPLAPQGEYQSHAFAKGFQEGYLTMDTLASIVFAIIVVNAIKSKGVRNAKEIAKVCTGSGLIAAFFLGAIYVSLAYLGATSVGTIGQAENGGIILSKAANIYYGSAGNLILGLAIIFACLTTSIGLVSACATFFTRFFPRLTYQNLVYILSIFSLVISNVGLTQLIAFSVPVLIGIYPLVIVLIFLVFLDPLFGGRTEVYRYSMLLTAIVSLVDGLKAANISLGFVTKSFSSYLPLFDISLGWLIPAVAGAVLGYIISLLFSGSSEVSPEQIR
- the ilvD gene encoding dihydroxy-acid dehydratase, which produces MRSHITTRGLERATHRALYYSMGFLPEDLDKPLIAVVNTQNETMPGHVHLDSIAKAVKEGIIAAGGTPIEFPTIGLCDGIAQGNYGMHYPLASRELICDSVECMVNGHQYDAMVLITNCDKITPGLLMAAVRLNIPAIMISGGPMATGCVDGQEIGYTDLMAAQGDVARGIITREELSRRERDALPGCGACNLLGTANTMNFLTEALGMCLPGSTCLAGTGRRLALAKQTGMKIMELYHKSILPRQIVTKEAIENTITVDLAIGGSTNTILHLTALAKTADIDFDINCFTELAQKVPHLVKIKPANNGHYPADVHNAGGITALMGQLCRDGLLHKEALTVTGKTVAENVSDVKVINSNVIRTLDNPYSAKGGLQLLYGNLAPQGSVCKSAAVVPEMYHHKGPARIFNQEEPAVAAIYGGQIKPGDVVVVRYEGPKGGPGMREMLTATAAIVGMGLSKEVALITDGRFSGATAGAAVGHVSPEAAEGGPIALIEEGDMIEIDIPQGSIHLHVSDEELARRKAAWRPMKQDHVIKGSYLDRYAKMVSSAMDGAIFK
- a CDS encoding putative bifunctional diguanylate cyclase/phosphodiesterase; this encodes MYVLRLISELGLVSAPATPYLFSANQFVSLLSGIFLAWGTDAFGGHERKRVWIGLSIVGGLWIVAGNYLSLPAALLYMPIFIFLGLVNLWVGGTMLTYPIAGAGKIIAGCTFIVWGLHKVNYPFLRDVAWFATWGYLLGAILALAAALGMLIMYFEKEIAERKVAESQVRQLIYFDSLTGLPNRTSLKERLTEELEKVSRGQAGGAVLFIDLDDFKLINDTFGYTCGDEVIIKAGSYIFGEAAATDIVARIGDDEFIVLLLNRTDREEIAAITERISQALTRDYTLCGTSIRVSASIGVALYPEDGDKAEDLFKKADLALYAAKESGKNSWRFYKKSMQQDACENMSIQHNLRYAIERGELALHYQPIVSLPDRDIISFEALLRWTSPEHGAVPPDRFIKLAEQSDLIHLLGRWVLREACKFARTMTDLGLGQISVSVNISPCQLEARDFVSLVRRSIETAAIQPSQLELEVTENVLIHSMEDSIRKLQELKVYGVRLSLDDFGVGYSSLTYLKNLPVKKLKIDKSFIDKILSDDAQFAGAIIHMAHSLGLVVVAEGVETEQQAAELFKYRCDYIQGYLLSRPVPWEQAIDLLIAFRREAPLLKLHCRQ
- a CDS encoding tyrosine-type recombinase/integrase, which codes for MECVEPIRSKEQINAIKCYLRNHNLRNYLLFVLGINSGLRISDLLSLTIEDVKEVDRIILREKKTGKPKRFPFQIHVRMLFKNILRILKLIVTGCLKAKKK